One genomic window of Fusarium fujikuroi IMI 58289 draft genome, chromosome FFUJ_chr01 includes the following:
- a CDS encoding probable replication factor protein yields MASFFDLKARKAAAAANGNADQKQDKPSNTRTQPWVEKYRPKTLSDVTAQDHTVDVLQRTLQSSNLPHMLFYGPPGTGKTSTVLALAKELYGPDMIKSRVLELNASDERGISIVREKVKNFARMQLTNPAPGYKDKYPCPPFKIIILDEADSMTQDAQSALRRTMETYSKITRFCLICNYVTRIIDPLASRCSKFRFKSLDQSNAKKRLEEIAEKEGVLLEDGAVDALIKCSEGDLRKAITFLQSAARLVSANAPDKEVEGDEVMDVDKKAVTVKIVEDIAGVIPDTTIDDLVKAMRPRKSGSSYQIISDVVEKLVADGWSAGQVVNQLYQALTYDETIPDAQKNKIVLVFSEVDKRLVDGADEHLSILDLSVRISTIMSKK; encoded by the exons ATGGCGAGCTTTTTCGACCTCAAGGCCAGAAAGGCAGCAGCGGCAGCCAACGGTAACGCTGACCAGAAGCAAGATAAACCTTCAAATACCCGAACTCAACCCTGGGTTGAGAAATA CCGGCCAAAGACCCTCAGCGATGTTACTGCCCAAGATCACACTGTTGATGTTCTCCAACGGACACTGCAGTCCTCCAAC CTCCCTCACATGCTGTTTTACGGGCCTCCCGGGACAGGTAAAACTTCGACAGTTCTGGCACTCGCCAAGGAACTATACGGCCCCGATATGATTAAATCGAGAGTCCTCGAGCTCAATGCCTCCGACGAGCGTGGTATCTCTATCGTCCGAGAAAAGGTCAAGAACTTTGCGCGAATGCAATTGACCAACCCGGCCCCCGGCTACAAGGACAAATACCCTTGCCCTCCTTTCAAGATCATTATCCTCGACGAGGCCGATTCCATGACACAAGATGCCCAGAGCGCACTGCGACGAACCATGGAGACATACAGCAAGATTACTCGATTCTGTCTCATCTGTAATTATGTGACTCGAATTATTGACCCTCTTGCCAGTCGATGCAGCAAATTTCGATTCAAGAGTCTCGATCAGAGCAATGCAAAGAAGCGACTGGAGGAGATTGCAGAGAAGGAGGGCGTACTACTTGAGGACGGCGCTGTTGATGCACTCATCAAGTGCAGCGAGGGTGATCTTCGAAAAGCCATTACTTTCTTGCAAAGTGCTGCTCGGCTCGTTAGCGCTAATGCCCCCGACAAGGAGGTTGAGGGTGATGAGGTGATGGATGTGGATAAGAAGGCGGTCACAGTCAAGATTGTTGAGGATATTGCTGGTGTCATTCCGGACACGACCAtcgatgatctcgtcaaAGCAATGCGTCCGAGAAAGTCAGGATCCTCCTACCAGATCATTTCGgacgttgttgagaagctagTTGCAGATGGCTGGAGCGCAGGTCAAGTGGTCAACCAA CTCTACCAAGCCTTAACATATGACGAGACAATACCCGATGCACAGAAAAACAAGATCGTGCTGGTTTTCTCAGAAGTTGACAAACGATTAGTAGATGGAGCAGATGAACATCTCTCTATTCTCGATCTGTCAGTGAGGATATCGACTATCATGTCCAAGAAGTGA
- a CDS encoding related to ubiquitin-conjugating enzyme encodes MDQSIIRISKELGDIQKNCDLSLAVACRDIDVRNVKALIMGPHETPYEFGFFEFAIRFHKEYPSRSPSVICITTNGGRCRFNPNVYSNGKVCLSILGTWRGERGEEWSSAQGLESILLSIQSLLSSNPYENEPGFEDANDESDKKNQKDYIQKIRHETLRISVIQRLEGYLGMNPGGTQLHNLPGANEMDDDDIDEATVPFEPFRDLCKRRFLWYYESYLAAIEKGKSETKPNQSFARMPFESPGNNSMDGKFNYPELGSRLQAIKAAIEAEPERWAAEGLEAKKKETTVAVNLQHQFEQVVEVFKRGDMPHDVFLENENPFVWVITYFGRPMTNLDGGLFRIKMNFSVRFPEEQPRVKFETKIFHHHIAADGTACYTPNPMKREDVRSHIDAIFAILEDDEPAYDPRKIVNPEATKMYWGGSPDDKKKYNRRLRRSVQQSMESVPDQDPAVILCAS; translated from the exons ATGGACCAGTCCATCATTCGCATCTCCAAG GAGCTGGGTGACATCCAGAAGAACTGTGACTTGT CGCTCGCCGTAGCATGTCGCGACATCGATGTTCGCAATGTAAAGGCCCTGATCATGGGTCCCCATGAGACTCCCTATGAATTTGGGTTCTTCGAG TTTGCCATTCGGTTCCACAAAG AATATCCTTCCAGATCTCCGAGTGTAATCTGTATCACCACAAACGGGGGACGTTGTCGCTTCAACCCCAATGTCTATAGCAACGGGAAAGTCTGCCT ATCAATTCTAGG AACATGGCGTGGGGAGCGTGGAGAAGAGTGGTCATCTGCGCAAGGACTTGAATCAATTCTATTATCCATCCAAAGTCTCCTTTCATCTAACCCCTACGAGAACGAACCGGGCTTCGAGGATGCCAACGATGAaagcgacaagaagaaccaaAAGGACTATATCCAAAAG ATTCGACACGAGACACTACGTATCAGCGTCATCCAACGTCTGGAAGGCTATCTTGGAATGAACCCCGGTGGCACCCAGTTGCACAATCTTCCAGGAGCgaatgagatggatgatgatgacattgACGAGGCTACCGTCCCCTTTGAGCCTTTTAGAGATCTGTGCAAACGCCGCTTTCTTTGGTATTACGAATCATACCTCGCTGCGATCGAAAAAGGCAAATCAGAGACCAAGCCCAACCAGTCTTTTGCAAGAATGCCGTTCGAGTCGCCAGGAAACAACTCAATGGATGGGAAATTCAATTATCCCGAGCTCGGGAGCCGCCTGCAAGCTATCAAGGCCGCCATCGAAGCAGAGCCTGAGAGGTGGGCCGCTGAGGGCCTAGAagctaagaagaaggagacaaCTGTTGCTGTTAATCTTCAGCATCAGTTCGAGCAGGTTGTCGAAGTGTTCAAGCGAGGCGATATGCCACATGACGTTTTTCTCGAGAACGAGAACCCCTTCGTCTGGGTCATAACCTACTTCGGACGTCCTATGACCAACCTCGACGGTGGCCTGTTCAGAATCAAAATGAACTTCAGCGTCCGTTTCCCCGAAGAGCAACCTCGTGTCAAGTTCGAGACCAAGATCTTTCACCACCACATCGCTGCAGACGGTACAGCATGCTACACTCCGAACCCTATGAAAAGGGAAGATGTACGGTCCCATATTGATGCCATCTTTGCGAtacttgaagatgatgagccagCCTATGACCCACGCAAAATTGTGAACCCGGAAGCGACCAAAATGTACTGGGGAGGAAGCCCagacgacaagaagaaataCAACCGACGTCTTCGCCGATCCGTACAGCAGAGCATGGAGTCAGTACCTGATCAAGATCCTGCAGTCATTCTATGCGCAAGCTAA
- a CDS encoding related to mitochondrial integral membrane protein, producing MPLFSSPKDSIEDRPNGTNGSARINDPEEGEQAVPDEHTRLLPNRVNSTQPGLLAPDDPAVSPYNLWSIRALRYLTIAFTLITLVWWILLLVSTFVTPPGIGTRGSPWFAFGFATWTLANLIFTLLFFEVPSKSVRILAIFISGVILLDMVLILSVQKTRYEEGWVGAATVIWALLTSLWTLVVDRTVKWGKAEEEERLTGRAETRRTLFEWSEVMISTVAYAIMSVAVFLITLSIILRALDAGVSHPGKLYPVDNGKYRIHVYCHGNKTDSKGNNLPTVLFEAGERTVEYDFWSFADNAVKNGSISRYCFADRPGYGWSDNAPSPSSAGFVVDTLGEALAGAGESGPWILASAGIGSIYSRVFSARHGDHIKGLLLVDPLHEDLLGDVASPGRGFFLWLWGVISPLGLDRIPGAIFRGRTSRDRVYGRSAQQNGKFIFAKLQESLVAGSFTRRDALTSRQIQDKDTPLVVISSGKHIKDSHTWEKKQRDLTKLTKNLKNWDIVDGAPHEVWRTLEGRQKIEKRLKELVHA from the exons ATGCCTCTATTCTCATCCCCAAAAGACTCAATCGAAGACAGGCCAAACGGTACAAATGGATCTGCTCGTATCAACGACCCCGAGGAGGGTGAACAGGCTGTGCCAGATGAGCACACTCGTCTGCTCCCGAACCGCGTCAACTCAACTCAGCCTGGCCTACTTGCCCCCGATGATCCCGCAGTCTCGCCCTATAACCTCTGGAGCATCCGAGCCTTGCGATACTTGACAATTGCTTTTACCCTGATAACGCTTGTTTGGTGgattctgcttcttgtctcTACTTTTGTGACGCCCCCTGGCATTGGAACTCGTGGCAGCCCTTGGTTTGCCTTCGGATTCGCGACGTGGACACTTGCGAATCTCATCTTCACACTCCTTTTCTTCGAGGTGCCATCCAAATCTGTCAGGATtcttgccatcttcatctcc GGCGTTATCCTCCTCGACATGGTTCTCATCCTGTCCGTTCAAAAGACTCGATATGAAGAGGGCTGGGTCGGTGCTGCCACCGTCATCTGGGCACTACTCACTAGTCTTTGGACTCTGGTGGTTGATCGAACTGTCAAATGGGgcaaggctgaagaagaggaacgCTTGACAGGGCGGGCCGAGACGAGACGAACCCTGTTTGAATGGTCCGAGGTCATGATTTCAACGGTCGCCTACGCCATCATGTCAGTGGCTGTGTTCCTCATCACTTTGTCCATTATACTGCGAGCCCTCGACGCCGGCGTGTCACACCCAGGAAAGCTGTATCCGGTTGATAACGGCAAATATCGCATCCATGTTTACTGCCACGGTAACAAGACCGACTCCAAGGGCAACAATCTCCCCACCGTATTGTTCGAAGCCGGCGAACGAACCGTAGAATACGACTTCTGGAGCTTTGCGGACAATGCCGTCAAGAATGGTTCCATTTCACGATACTGCTTCGCTGATCGACCTGGCTACGGGTGGTCAGATAACGCACcctctccatcatcagcaggcTTCGTGGTTGATACCCTCGGTGAGGCACTGGCTGGTGCTGGCGAGAGCGGACCATGGATCCTCGCAAGTGCCGGAATCGGATCGATTTATTCAAGAGTCTTCTCAGCCCGCCACGGAGATCACATCAAAGGTCTGCTCCTTGTCGATCCCCTACATGAGGATCTTCTCGGCGACGTTGCATCACCCGGTCGAGGATTCTTTCTCTGGCTCTGGGGCGTTATCTCCCCGCTCGGCCTGGACCGAATCCCCGGTGCCATCTTCCGCGGACGAACGAGCCGCGACCGAGTGTACGGACGATCGGCCCAGCAGAATGGCAAGTTCATCTTTGCCAAACTGCAGGAGAGTCTGGTCGCCGGTTCGTTCACTCGGCGAGATGCGCTGACCAGCCGTCAGATCCAGGACAAGGATACGCCGCTTGTTGTTATTAGCTCCGGCAAGCACATCAAGGATAGCCATACATgggagaagaaacagagagACCTGACCAAGTTgaccaagaacctcaagaacTGGGACATCGTCGATGGAGCACCCCATGAGGTTTGGAGGACTCTTGAGGGTCGACAGAAGATTGAGAAGAGACTCAAGGAGCTAGTGCATGCTTGA
- a CDS encoding related to GTPase-activating protein of the rho/rac family (LRG1 protein), producing MASSYDDAMLGEHGHGEHSHDYHAQDMPPHADSNWQNGGQIYRTRTPDNGSYRPRPPASAPGTPNPPGWAEDQPPRKSAERNRSRGRSGRSASGQTRTCQACGEPLTGQFVRALDGTFHLDCFKCQDCGEIVASKFFPAEDENGRGQYPLCETDYFRRLGLLCYQCGGALRGSYITALDRKYHVDHFTCSLCSTIFGAQDSYYEHDGNVYCHYHYSTQFAQQCNGCQTAILKQFVEIFRNGQNQHWHPECYMIHKFWNVRLAQPTDARPALESSDDAAGRDLIRVEEERMEEKVFRIWSVLSTFEESSAACISDMLLHVSNGSYVEGVFVAKRFIWHVEILFQSADRLDETMVGLNEKGMSYGREAKLLCKKIVSFFSLLSKTQDNATHKLGVTQELLSLVTGLAHYLKLLIRICLQGALRLEREASASTGLYQFLDDLSDLDAVKNDDGQLSVTASGGKLSANDSDHCSLCHRSVEDECAKNGDLRWHLNCVKCTRCGREVGRSLQEACLNALDRKIYCTNCAGANALPLEHVSKLQQYVFLLRVALARLLDILKANGTLPRSKDDTDNNGYGTGDGQGSDPRSRGGDSQSRGPGGSKRESSYENTLNDVRRLRSTRLDRHLSSSARQARSSRVMDTDGKGPRPGSSGDAGQGHGAQGSTDIMFGQNDGITLDDISRIVAVEQSRDLQQKAPQPFQDRSLDASSSNQGHLRTQSAERERTETVQERIGRRFFSELSGLEYFNVRHLAVLTMQPMIEQEFSLEELLSFIESRKQATFWKNIGKAFKNDKSKNVKKKGVFGVPLEIIIERDGAESTDGVGPGTLRIPAVIDDIVSSMRKMDLSVEGVFRKNGNIKKQQGLVDTINAEGCDVVNFMEQPVVQLAALLKRYLRDLPDPLMTHKLYRLWISAAKISDPEKRKRCLHLTCCLLPKSHRDCLEILFSFLKWAGTFHQLDEDLGSKMDTRNLATVIAPNILTNPNRAPALDSEAMYVIDAVEMMITHIEEMCQVPDEILGLMNDPYIFTNSGDLTTKDILKRFQDRRGQISIADVNEVYNRQDNSTRPPARRVETDPAVWQGEATVRTIQDPSMPNPNNGHGTPPARFRGRNDLGNASPYGVNQFNQSDSQLDSAEHSKRREWRNSGMGRQGSGLGVSGNS from the exons ATGGCGTCGAGCTACGACGACGCCATGCTCGGCGagcatggccatggcgaACACTCCCACGATTATCACGCCCAGGACATGCCCCCGCATGCCGATTCAAACTGGCAGAACGGTGGTCAAATATACAGAACTCGCACACCCGACAACGGTAGCTATCGACCGCGGCCACCCGCATCCGCCCCAGGTACACCGAACCCCCCAGGATGGGCTGAGGACCAGCCGCCCCGCAAAAGTGCTGAGCGGAACAGATCGCGAGGTCGAAGTGGAAGATCCGCCAGTGGCCAGACGAGGACGTGCCAGGCGTGTGGTGAGCCCTTGACGGGTCAGTTTGTGCGAGCTCTTGATGGAACATTCCATCTTGATTGCTTCAAGTGCCAG GATTGCGGGGAGATAGTAGCCTCAAAATTCTTCCCTGCCGAAGACGAAAATGGCCGGGGACAATATCCTTTGTGCGAAACCGATTACTTTCGTCGACTTGGCCTCCTTTGCTACCAGTGCGGGGGAGCGCTCCGCGGCTCCTATATCACGGCCCTAGATCGAAAGTACCACGTCGATCATTTTACTTGCTCATTATGTTCAACAATATTCGGCGCTCAGGATAGCTATTATGAACATGACGGAAACGTCTACTGCCATTATCATTATTCCACACAGTTTGCGCAGCAGTGCAATGGCTGCCAGACAGCCATTCTAAAGCAGTTCGTCGAGATCTTCAGAAATGGACAAAACCAGCACTGGCACCCCGAGTGCTACATGATTCACAAATTCTGGAATGTGCGGTTAGCGCAACCCACGGACGCGCGACCTGCGTTGGAAAGTTCGGACGATGCTGCGGGCAGAGATCTTATCCGTGTCGAGGAAGAGCGCATGGAAGAGAAGGTGTTCCGTATATGGAGCGTACTGTCGACCTTCGAAGAGTCCTCTGCTGCTTGCATTTCTGACATGCTGCTTCATGTTAGCAATGGCTCATATGTTGAGGGTGTTTTTGTTGCAAAGCGCTTTATCTGGCATGTTGAGATCTTGTTCCAGTCAGCAGATCGCTTAGATGAGACTATGGTGGGCTTGAACGAAAAAG GGATGTCATACGGCCGAGAAGCCAAACTATTATGCAAAAAGAttgtctccttcttctctctaCTTTCCAAAACACAAGACAACGCTACTCACAAACTCGGTGTCACACAAGAGCTGCTGTCCCTCGTCACAGGTCTTGCCCATTATCTCAAACTTCTAATTCGAATCTGCCTTCAAGGTGCCCTCCGTCTCGAGCGCGAAGCCAGCGCCTCTACCGGCCTGTACCAGTTCCTAGACGATTTGAGCGACCTTGACGCAGTAAAGAACGATGACGGTCAGCTGTCGGTGACCGCAAGCGGCGGAAAGCTCTCTGCCAACGATTCTGACCACTGCTCCCTTTGCCACAGGTCTGTCGAGGACGAGTGTGCCAAGAATGGCGACCTGAGGTGGCACCTGAACTGTGTTAAGTGCACGAGGTGCGGGCGTGAGGTTGGACGATCGTTACAAGAGGCTTGCCTCAACGCATTGGATCGAAAGATATACTGCACCAACTGTGCTGGAGCCAATGCTTTACCACTCGAGCACGTGTCGAAACTACAGCAATATGTTTTTCTACTTCGAGTCGCATTGGCTCGGCTGTTGGATATTCTTAAAGCTAATGGAACTCTCCCTCGATCCAAAGATGACACAGATAATAACGGGTATGGTACAGGCGATGGCCAGGGAAGTGACCCGAGGTCAAGAGGAGGAGACTCACAGTCACGTGGACCCGGTGGCAGCAAACGAGAGTCGTCTTATGAGAACACTCTTAATGATGTACGCAGGCTACGCAGTACGCGACTGGATAGGCACCTGTCGTCTAGTGCTCGACAAGCCCGAAGCTCTCGAGTGATGGACACTGATGGAAAGGGCCCTCGCCCAGGCTCGTCTGGTGATGCTGGGCAGGGCCATGGTGCACAAGGCTCGACCGACATCATGTTTGGACAAAATGATGGTATCACTTTGGATGATATCTCGAGGATAGTTGCTGTCGAGCAGTCCCGAGATCTGCAGCAGAAAGCACCACAGCCTTTTCAAGATCGATCGCTAGAtgcatcttcttcaaaccAGGGTCATCTGCGGACGCAGTCAGCCGAACGAGAGCGCACCGAAACGGTGCAAGAGCGAATTGGACGAAGGTTTTTCTCTGAACTCTCTGGTCTCGAGTACTTTAACGTCCGCCATCTTGCTGTTCTCACCATGCAGCCCATGATTGAGCAAGAATTCTCACTGGAAGAACTACTGAGCTTCATTGAGTCGCGTAAACAGGCGACTTTCTGGAAGAATATCGGAAAAGCCTTCAAGAATGATAAGAGCAAGAACGTCAAGAAAAAAGGGGTGTTCGGTGTACCTCTCGAGATCATCATAGAAAGGGATGGTGCGGAATCGACAGACGGTGTTGGTCCGGGCACGCTCCGAATCCCAGCTGTTATTGATGACATTGTATCGTCGATGCGTAAGATGGATCTCTCGGTTGAGGGCGTGTTCCGAAAGAatggcaacatcaagaagcagcaaggCCTGGTGGATACCATCAACGCTGAGGGTTGTGACGTTGTCAACTTTATGGAACAGCCCGTCGTTCAGCTTGCTGCGCTTCTCAAACGCTACTTGCGCGATCTACCAGATCCGCTGATGACTCACAAGCTATACAGGCTATGGATCAGTGCAGCCAAGATTTCGGACCCTGAGAAGAGAAAGCGGTGCCTGCACTTGACCTGCTGTCTCCTACCAAAGAGCCACCGAGACTGTCTTGAGATTCTGTTCAGTTTCCTGAAGTGGGCTGGAACGTTCCACCAGCTGGATGAAGACCTTGGTTCTAAGATGGATACGAGAAATCTTGCCACCGTCATTGCGCCCAATATCCTAACAAACCCCAACAGGGCACCTGCTTTAGATAGCGAGGCTATGTATGTTATTGATGCCGTGGAAATGATGATCACACATATCGAGGAAATGTGCCAG GTTCCTGATGAGATCCTTGGTCTCATGAACGACCCTTATATCTTTACCAACAGCGGAGACCTCACGACAAAGGACATTCTGAAGCGTTTCCAAGATCGACGGGGACAGATTTCTATTGCTGATGTAAACGAGGTCTACAACCGTCAGGATAACTCCACCCGACCACCAGCTCGGCGAGTAGAAACTGACCCAGCAGTTTGGCAGGGTGAAGCCACTGTTCGCACGATACAAGACCCTTCAATGCCTAACCCCAACAATGGGCATGGAACTCCCCCGGCGCGATTCCGAGGACGAAACGATCTGGGCAATGCTTCGCCTTATGGGGTCAACCAGTTCAACCAGTCGGACAGTCAGCTCGATAGCGCCGAGCACAGCAAGAGGCGAGAATGGCGTAACTCTGGTATGGGACGTCAAGGCAGCGGACTTGGTGTGTCCGGCAACTCATGA
- a CDS encoding related to C-3 sterol dehydrogenase (C-4 decarboxylase): protein MAEKIKSRGPLGRVVVIGGNGFLGHHIVNQALEQWTTTATIGVDLRCERNRNPKAEYRECDITDPERLLSLFEELKPDVVIHTASPVAVNPNIGHDVFKKVNVDGTQAVVDACQKTGVKVLVYTSSASVISDNVTDLLNADERWPLIRGEAQTEYYSETKAQAEEIVLKANRQEGCKLLTTSIRPAGIFGEGDVQTLAGILNAYKRGKHTIQVGANENLFDFTYVGNVAHAHLLAAQLLLATAASPTIPLDHERVDGEAFFITNDTPVYFWDFARAIWRAAGYDKGTEGNWGLNREVGIAIGYVSEVLANILGKTPTLTRKSIIMSCMTRYYNINKAKRALRYQPVWSLKEGIDRGVNWFLEQDKAAAAAAAAKA, encoded by the exons ATGGCCGAAAAGATAAAATCTAGAGGTCCTCTTGGAAGAGTTGTCGTCATTGGCGGCAATGGCTTTCTAGGCCATCACATCGTCAACCAGGCCCTTGAGCAATGGACGACCACTGCCACTATCGGCGTCGACCTACGATGTGAACGCAATCGCAATCCCAAGGCCGAGTACCGAGAATGCGACATCACCGACCCCGAGAGGCTTCTCTCTCTATTCGAGGAGCTCAAGCCCGACGTTGTCATCCACACAGCTTCTCCTGTCGCTGTCAACCCCAATATCGGTCATGATGtgttcaagaaggtcaacgTCGACGGTACACAGGCTGTTGTCGATGCCTGCCAAAAGACGGGCGTCAAGGTTCTTGTGTACACAAGCTCTGCCAGTGTCATCAGCGACAACGTTACTGATCTGCTCAACGCTGACGAGAGGTGGCCTTTGATTCGTGGGGAGGCGCAGACTGAGTATTATTCAGAGACCAAG GCACAAGCAGAGGAGATCGTTCTCAAGGCCAACCGCCAGGAGGGCTGCAAGCTTCTCACGACTTCCATCCGTCCCGCCGGTATCTTTGGCGAAGGCGACGTCCAGACTCTCGCGGGCATTCTCAACGCCTACAAGCGCGGCAAGCACACGATCCAAGTCGGCGCCAACGAGAACCTCTTCGACTTCACCTATGTCGGCAACGTCGCCCATGCCCACCTCCTCGCTGCACAGCTCCTACTCGCCACCGCTGCCTCTCCCACTATCCCCCTTGATCACGAGCGTGTCGACGGCGAGgctttcttcatcacaaACGACACACCTGTGTACTTCTGGGACTTTGCCCGTGCTATCTGGCGTGCCGCCGGCTATGATAAGGGTACAGAGGGCAATTGGGGTCTCAACCGTGAGGTCGGCATCGCCATCGGCTATGTCAGTGAGGTTCTCGCCAACATTCTCGGAAAGACACCCACACTCACTCGCAAGTCTATCATTATGAGCTGCATGACCCGCTactacaacatcaacaaggccaaACGTGCTCTGCGCTACCAGCCTGTCTGGTCTCTGAAGGAGGGCATCGATCGTGGCGTGAACTGGTTCCTCGAGCAGGACAAGGcggctgctgccgctgccgctgccaagGCGTAA
- a CDS encoding probable PRE4-20S proteasome subunit (beta7): MDHRPQAWGRPRDDVYGAYDASFMTDNGPKQNTQQPIVTGTSVIAVKFKDGVVMAADNLASYGSLARFTDVKRLRSFAESSVVGFSGDISDMQYLDRHLIDLSLDEAYTSPDAPRLNAANLHRYLAKLLYRRRSKFDPLWNHLLVAGLDDDDKPFLAAADLLGSTYSAPSLATGFGSMLAQPIMRRHVPDEEAAQNLEKEEAIKIIKECMKVLYYRDARSLDSYSMAVVTKEGVELTDGLQLEAQSWAFAERIRGYGTQTV, from the exons ATGGATCACCGTCCGCAAGCTTGGGGTCGT CCTAGAGACGATGTTTACGGTGCCTACGATGCCTCTTTCATGACCGATAATGGTCCCAAGCAAAACACCCAGCAGCCCATTGTCACTGGTACCTCCGTCATCGCcgtcaagttcaaggatggAGTTGTCATGGCTGCTGATAACCTAG CGTCATACGGCTCTCTGGCCCGATTCACCGATGTCAAGCGACTCCGCTCCTTCGCCGAGTCCTCGGTCGTTGGCTTCAGCGGCGACATTTCCGATATGCAATATCTCGACCGCCATCTCATCGACCTCTCCCTCGACGAGGCCTACACATCCCCCGACGCTCCCCGCCTCAACGCCGCAAACCTCCACCGCTACCTCGCTAAGCTGCTTTACCGCCGACGCTCCAAGTTCGACCCCTTGTGGAACCATCTCCTTGTTGCTGGTCTAGACGACGATGACAAGCCATTCCTTGCCGCTGCCGACTTACTCGGCAGTACCTACAGTGCCCCTAGTCTGGCTACGGGCTTCGGTTCCATGCTAGCCCAGCCTATCATGCGTCGTCATGTTCCCGACGAGGAGGCCGCCCAGAActtggagaaggaggaggctatcaagatcatcaaggaaTGCATGAAGGTTCTATACTATCGCGACGCTCGCAGTTTGGACTCTTACTCGATGGCTGTAGTCACAAAGGAAGGAGTGGAGCTTACCGATGGTCTGCAGCTCGAGGCTCAGAGCTGGGCCTTTGCTGAGAGAATTCGCGGATATGGTACTCAAACTGTCTAA